The proteins below come from a single uncultured Carboxylicivirga sp. genomic window:
- the moeB gene encoding molybdopterin-synthase adenylyltransferase MoeB: MVLTKEELQRYKRHTILPLIGIDGQQKLKDSKVLIIGTGGLGSPLSMYLAASGVGTLGLVDFDRVEESNLQRQIVHKTSNIGVSKTQSAKETLLEINPFVKIECFDEALTSDNAMDIISQYDIICDGTDNFQTRYLVNDACVLAGKTNVFGSIHQFEGQVSVFGADNGPCYRCLFLDPPAPGSIPSCAEAGVIGVLPGVIGTLQATEVIKLICNIGEPLIGRLLNYNALTMQFNEVKFAKDEDCPCCGSNPSITELIDYEGFCGAPAPYLDSEISAGQLKDLIKSDQSPVIIDVREAEELVAGKIEGSIHIPMGEIPTRFNEVPDDQPVVIYCHLGIRSKHVIQFLKQQGYKNLTNLTGGIEAFINQ, encoded by the coding sequence ATGGTTTTAACAAAGGAAGAACTACAACGATATAAGCGCCACACCATTTTACCTTTAATTGGTATTGATGGTCAGCAGAAACTGAAGGATTCCAAAGTATTGATTATTGGCACTGGTGGATTAGGTTCACCCCTTTCGATGTACCTTGCAGCTTCAGGAGTTGGGACTCTTGGATTGGTTGATTTTGATCGTGTCGAAGAATCTAACCTCCAACGACAAATCGTTCATAAGACTTCCAATATTGGAGTATCTAAAACGCAATCAGCCAAAGAAACGCTTTTAGAGATAAATCCCTTTGTTAAAATTGAATGTTTTGATGAGGCATTGACCTCTGATAATGCAATGGACATCATCAGTCAATATGATATAATATGCGACGGAACTGACAATTTTCAAACACGGTATCTGGTGAATGATGCATGTGTTCTTGCAGGTAAAACCAATGTATTCGGATCCATACATCAGTTTGAAGGACAGGTATCGGTGTTTGGTGCAGACAATGGTCCATGCTATCGCTGCTTATTTCTGGACCCCCCTGCTCCAGGAAGTATTCCGTCGTGTGCTGAAGCTGGTGTAATAGGTGTTTTACCCGGTGTAATTGGCACCTTGCAAGCTACCGAAGTTATTAAGTTGATATGTAATATTGGAGAACCTCTTATTGGCCGATTACTCAATTACAATGCTTTAACAATGCAGTTTAATGAAGTTAAATTTGCCAAAGATGAAGATTGTCCTTGTTGTGGTAGCAATCCGAGTATTACAGAGTTAATTGATTATGAAGGTTTCTGTGGAGCTCCAGCCCCTTACCTCGATAGCGAGATTTCCGCCGGGCAATTGAAAGATTTAATAAAGAGCGATCAATCACCTGTCATCATTGATGTTCGTGAAGCAGAAGAGTTAGTTGCAGGAAAAATCGAAGGAAGCATACATATACCAATGGGTGAAATACCTACGCGTTTTAATGAAGTACCAGATGATCAACCGGTGGTGATCTATTGCCATTTGGGAATAAGAAGTAAACATGTGATTCAGTTTTTGAAACAACAAGGATATAAGAATTTAACCAACCTTACTGGCGGAATTGAAGCATTTATAAATCAATAA
- a CDS encoding BamA/TamA family outer membrane protein — MCYHYFKRINNTAVFSCFIVLFWLMPMATIAQSIKKTINTIDSIVNTSLKRDIGVIPAPVFNSTYGNGIAVVPMAIYNHKKFSPETHPSTSQGILYTNFANSYIAGAKQTTYLNHNYFWLDAYVGYASIRYRFYDHPDVPKNDYTEIQYKGFVSNIMALAMVSKYFYIGPIFSSSHLLSKSDLLTGQDEFEWYHIPGIKFSYDSRDDIFYPIHGWLGELSYTKLFDTKLYNYHFDKIKAGISNYYSINHNGSKVLASKLYTQLGYGNLPIHEMASPGASPILRGYIPGNYINSSLISMQAEYRWMFAQRWGCVGFGGYGWLFDQPSEIKHHIGLPSVGAGMRYRIFPDFKINMAFDVAFGRNSWNWSFRLSESF; from the coding sequence ATGTGTTATCACTATTTTAAACGCATTAACAATACAGCTGTTTTCAGTTGTTTTATTGTGCTTTTTTGGTTGATGCCCATGGCAACCATCGCTCAATCAATTAAAAAAACAATTAATACTATTGATTCAATAGTTAATACCTCTTTAAAAAGAGATATTGGGGTAATTCCCGCACCCGTTTTTAATTCAACTTATGGTAACGGAATTGCTGTAGTTCCAATGGCTATCTATAATCATAAGAAGTTTTCGCCCGAAACCCATCCATCAACCTCTCAAGGAATTTTATATACCAATTTTGCGAATTCATATATTGCCGGTGCAAAACAAACCACTTATTTAAACCATAATTATTTTTGGTTAGATGCTTATGTGGGATATGCCTCTATCAGATATCGTTTTTACGATCATCCAGATGTTCCTAAAAATGATTATACAGAAATTCAATATAAAGGATTTGTTTCCAATATTATGGCACTAGCAATGGTTAGCAAGTACTTTTATATTGGCCCCATTTTTAGTAGTAGTCACCTGTTGTCTAAATCTGATCTTTTAACAGGTCAGGATGAATTTGAATGGTATCATATACCCGGAATTAAATTCTCTTATGATAGTCGTGATGACATTTTTTATCCTATCCATGGCTGGCTGGGAGAACTGTCATACACCAAGTTATTTGATACTAAACTATACAACTATCATTTTGACAAGATTAAGGCCGGTATTTCTAATTATTATAGCATCAACCATAATGGTAGTAAGGTACTGGCAAGCAAACTATACACCCAATTAGGCTATGGTAATTTACCTATCCACGAAATGGCATCCCCAGGCGCATCTCCTATATTACGAGGCTATATACCCGGTAATTATATCAATTCTTCATTAATAAGTATGCAAGCTGAATATCGCTGGATGTTTGCCCAACGTTGGGGGTGTGTTGGTTTTGGTGGTTACGGATGGCTATTCGACCAACCATCTGAAATAAAGCATCATATTGGTTTACCTTCTGTTGGTGCCGGAATGAGATATCGTATCTTCCCTGATTTTAAGATCAACATGGCTTTTGATGTTGCTTTTGGCAGAAACAGCTGGAACTGGAGCTTTCGATTGTCCGAATCGTTTTAA
- a CDS encoding aldo/keto reductase, with translation MQNFKLNDGNHIPALGFGTYKSTEQEGIEAVSFALQNGYKLIDTAAFYHNEEAVGKGIAKSGIAREDIFVTTKLWRECLGYKSAKEEFELSLQKLGLDYIDLYLIHWPANAKNYNDWQKANADTWRAMEELQQEGKIKSIGVSNFFKEHLEALFTTAKVKPAVNQIEFHPGYWQKDLVQYCQHHGIVVEAWSPLARGKVFQNELLQSLAKKYNKSIAQVCLRWIIQHDVVAIPKSTTNQRIIDNLDLLDFELTTDEMNTIDGLPQMGFSGELPNIWPDKV, from the coding sequence ATGCAGAATTTTAAATTAAACGACGGAAACCATATTCCGGCATTGGGATTTGGAACTTATAAATCAACCGAACAAGAAGGAATTGAAGCTGTGAGTTTTGCACTTCAAAACGGATATAAACTGATTGATACGGCAGCCTTTTATCATAACGAAGAAGCGGTAGGCAAAGGCATTGCAAAGAGCGGTATTGCACGCGAGGATATTTTTGTAACCACCAAATTGTGGCGCGAATGTCTGGGGTATAAATCAGCCAAAGAAGAATTCGAATTATCACTTCAAAAATTAGGTTTGGATTACATCGATTTATATCTGATACACTGGCCAGCCAATGCTAAAAACTACAACGACTGGCAAAAGGCAAATGCTGATACCTGGCGTGCCATGGAAGAGTTGCAGCAAGAAGGCAAGATTAAATCTATTGGAGTGAGTAATTTTTTTAAGGAACACTTAGAGGCTTTATTTACAACAGCAAAAGTTAAACCTGCTGTAAATCAAATTGAGTTTCATCCGGGATATTGGCAAAAAGATTTGGTACAGTATTGTCAGCATCATGGTATTGTTGTGGAAGCCTGGTCGCCATTGGCAAGAGGAAAAGTGTTTCAGAATGAATTACTTCAATCTCTGGCTAAAAAATACAATAAATCAATTGCTCAGGTTTGTTTACGTTGGATTATTCAACACGATGTGGTGGCCATACCCAAATCAACAACCAATCAAAGAATAATTGATAATTTAGATTTGTTAGATTTTGAATTAACCACTGATGAAATGAATACAATAGATGGCTTACCTCAAATGGGATTCAGTGGTGAGTTGCCCAATATATGGCCCGATAAGGTTTGA
- a CDS encoding SDR family NAD(P)-dependent oxidoreductase yields MKIQNKIIVVTGAGSGMGRELTLQLVQKGAKVAMVDINESGLEETAKLAGESNVSVHVTNISDRQSVEQLPKAVIKQHGTVDGIINNAGIIQPFINVADLDYDHIERIMNVNFYGTLYMTKAFMPHLLKCPEAHIANVSSMGGFIPFPGQTFYGASKAAVKLLTEGLYAELKETNVNVTIIHPGAVNTNIMSNSGVATKEKEEQSKEASNMTLPAPKAAAIMIKAIEKNKFRVMVGKDARMLDKIYRLAPRFATNFIVKMMKSRVH; encoded by the coding sequence ATGAAAATCCAAAATAAAATAATAGTAGTTACCGGAGCAGGTAGCGGAATGGGGCGCGAATTAACTTTGCAATTAGTGCAAAAAGGTGCTAAGGTAGCAATGGTTGATATTAACGAAAGCGGATTAGAGGAGACAGCCAAATTAGCCGGCGAATCTAATGTTTCGGTTCATGTTACCAATATTTCCGATCGCCAAAGTGTTGAGCAATTGCCAAAAGCGGTAATCAAACAGCATGGAACTGTGGATGGAATCATAAATAATGCAGGAATTATTCAGCCATTTATAAATGTAGCTGATTTAGATTACGATCACATTGAACGCATTATGAACGTTAACTTTTATGGCACCTTGTATATGACCAAGGCTTTTATGCCTCATCTTTTAAAATGCCCCGAAGCTCATATTGCCAATGTTTCGAGTATGGGAGGTTTTATTCCTTTTCCGGGACAAACATTCTATGGAGCCTCTAAAGCTGCAGTTAAGCTGCTTACCGAAGGTTTATATGCAGAGTTGAAGGAAACCAATGTTAATGTAACTATCATTCATCCTGGAGCTGTAAATACCAATATAATGTCTAATTCAGGTGTTGCGACAAAAGAGAAGGAAGAGCAATCAAAAGAAGCATCCAACATGACATTACCTGCACCCAAAGCAGCTGCCATAATGATTAAGGCTATCGAAAAGAATAAATTTCGGGTAATGGTGGGTAAAGATGCCCGAATGTTGGATAAGATTTATCGTTTAGCACCTCGTTTTGCTACTAATTTCATTGTAAAAATGATGAAATCTCGTGTACACTAA
- a CDS encoding leucine-rich repeat domain-containing protein: MKLTNTHLKLLILSIGLICTCHIYADPIDYTLTSSDVTIEDGIIIACSYDFSANVDGTNLIIPENLGITGVIDAEADGWPLVPVANDPFASKNIISLSLPSSMEKIGDFAFYGNNLTSIEFPQNLKYIGSDAFRDNNLSSLILPSSVLTIGSSCFYNNESLSEVTFADDSHLVKIGSHAFVYTSVYSITLPTPIVTDDNFEYWVALDNNNTTYQGGETISIGSFALIAKYIHTLNSEELEIEDGVITACNYNFLSKYITIPSEIEGQLITGIDDAENQRDGIFYGKGIREIKLPSSLKKIGQMAFNNNSISSITIPASVETIGNYAFWGVGLKTVSFAENCYLKEIGYGAFQNNSYALEIYFPSPIKEGYIFEYWKDDDDNTYNGGDALTTFATSYTAYFSVNTGVDDNSNIECEVYPNPVDANLFIKADGDYTFEITTVNGLLVKRSKGTGITQLNISDQAPGVYIIRVSDNLNSIVKRIVKK, encoded by the coding sequence ATGAAATTAACAAACACTCATCTAAAACTATTGATTCTATCAATTGGATTGATTTGTACATGTCACATTTATGCAGATCCAATTGATTACACATTAACATCTTCAGATGTAACTATTGAAGATGGAATCATTATTGCTTGTTCCTATGATTTTTCAGCCAATGTGGACGGTACAAATTTAATCATCCCTGAAAATTTAGGAATAACAGGGGTAATTGATGCTGAGGCCGATGGATGGCCTTTAGTTCCGGTTGCTAATGATCCTTTTGCAAGTAAAAATATTATTAGTTTATCACTTCCTTCTTCTATGGAAAAGATTGGTGATTTCGCATTTTACGGTAATAATTTAACTTCGATAGAATTTCCTCAGAATCTTAAATATATTGGTTCAGATGCTTTTAGAGATAATAATCTCTCAAGTTTGATTTTACCTTCTTCGGTACTAACAATTGGTTCAAGTTGTTTTTATAATAATGAATCATTATCTGAGGTTACATTTGCCGATGATAGTCATTTGGTTAAGATAGGATCGCATGCATTTGTATATACAAGTGTATATTCAATTACTTTACCAACCCCTATAGTTACTGATGATAATTTTGAATACTGGGTAGCTCTTGATAATAATAATACCACTTATCAAGGAGGAGAAACTATTAGTATTGGCTCTTTTGCTTTAATTGCAAAGTATATTCATACCCTAAATAGTGAAGAACTAGAAATAGAAGATGGAGTAATAACTGCATGTAACTATAATTTCTTAAGCAAATATATTACGATCCCATCTGAGATTGAAGGCCAATTAATTACAGGCATTGATGATGCGGAAAATCAAAGAGATGGTATATTCTATGGAAAAGGTATTAGGGAAATAAAACTACCAAGTTCTCTCAAGAAGATTGGACAAATGGCTTTTAATAATAATTCAATTTCGAGTATTACAATACCAGCTAGTGTTGAAACCATTGGGAATTATGCCTTTTGGGGTGTTGGCCTTAAAACGGTATCTTTTGCAGAGAATTGTTACCTTAAGGAAATTGGATATGGAGCCTTTCAAAACAATAGCTATGCACTTGAAATATACTTTCCCTCACCTATAAAAGAAGGATATATATTTGAATACTGGAAAGATGATGATGACAATACATATAATGGAGGAGATGCCTTAACAACATTTGCAACTTCATACACTGCTTATTTTTCTGTTAACACAGGTGTTGATGATAACTCTAATATAGAATGTGAGGTTTATCCTAATCCTGTTGATGCAAACCTTTTTATAAAGGCCGATGGAGATTATACCTTTGAAATAACTACGGTTAACGGATTATTAGTTAAAAGAAGCAAGGGTACAGGTATAACTCAATTGAATATTTCAGATCAAGCACCTGGTGTATATATCATTCGTGTTTCAGATAATTTAAATTCAATTGTTAAAAGAATTGTTAAAAAATAA
- a CDS encoding amidotransferase produces the protein MKTIRIHYLQHVPFEGLGYIETWANERNYPLTSTLLYEEAKFPAIDDFDMLVVMGGPMGIYDEDVYPWLKAEKAFIHSAIKADKIVLGICLGSQFIADALGAKVYANKQKEIGWFPIAQTDAAKGEELIKDLPDSLNVMHWHGDTFDLPEGAVHLMQSEACVNQAYLYNNKVLGLQFHLETTPESLQNLINNCREELVPEEFIQSEAAILKSLSECNTTNQYLSSILANLVKL, from the coding sequence ATGAAAACCATACGCATCCATTATTTACAGCATGTTCCTTTTGAAGGATTGGGTTACATCGAAACCTGGGCTAACGAGCGGAATTATCCTTTAACGTCAACGCTTTTGTATGAGGAGGCCAAATTTCCGGCAATAGACGACTTTGATATGCTAGTGGTTATGGGTGGCCCAATGGGTATTTACGATGAGGATGTTTATCCATGGTTAAAAGCTGAGAAGGCATTTATTCATTCGGCCATTAAAGCGGATAAAATAGTTTTGGGTATTTGTTTGGGTTCTCAATTTATTGCCGATGCATTGGGAGCAAAGGTATATGCCAACAAACAGAAAGAAATTGGCTGGTTTCCAATAGCTCAAACGGACGCTGCGAAAGGAGAGGAGTTGATAAAAGATCTCCCTGATTCATTGAACGTAATGCACTGGCATGGCGACACCTTTGATTTACCAGAAGGAGCTGTTCATTTAATGCAAAGTGAGGCCTGTGTTAATCAGGCTTATCTATACAATAATAAAGTTCTGGGACTTCAATTTCATTTGGAGACTACCCCGGAATCGCTTCAGAACCTAATCAATAATTGCAGAGAAGAATTGGTTCCGGAAGAGTTTATTCAATCTGAGGCAGCGATTTTAAAGTCGTTGTCAGAATGCAATACTACTAATCAATATCTATCCTCTATTTTGGCTAATTTGGTTAAATTGTAA
- a CDS encoding flavodoxin family protein, with the protein MMKVVAINGSPRKKGNTAHAIQLVANELEKEGIEVEVIQVGSQAYTGCTACGACTKNKDEKCTLKGDDLNIAIQKIKEADGILLGSPVYFADINGTMKSFLDRAFYVASANGKLFRHKVGVSIVTVRRTGGTQALQTMNQYLQFSEMFMPSSNYWHILHGNTPGEVLKDEEGVQIARVLGKNMAFLLKAVHAKKDELPGGEAKVKMNLVR; encoded by the coding sequence ATGATGAAAGTAGTTGCAATCAACGGTAGTCCACGTAAGAAAGGTAATACAGCACATGCCATACAATTGGTGGCGAATGAATTGGAAAAAGAAGGGATAGAAGTTGAAGTTATACAAGTGGGGTCGCAGGCATACACAGGATGCACCGCTTGTGGGGCTTGCACCAAAAACAAAGATGAGAAATGCACCCTTAAAGGTGATGATTTAAATATAGCCATTCAGAAAATAAAAGAGGCAGACGGAATTTTGTTGGGATCGCCGGTTTACTTTGCAGATATTAACGGAACCATGAAATCGTTTTTAGACAGAGCCTTTTATGTGGCCAGTGCCAACGGAAAATTGTTTCGTCATAAAGTTGGAGTATCCATCGTAACGGTAAGAAGAACAGGAGGGACACAGGCACTTCAAACCATGAATCAGTATTTGCAATTCAGCGAAATGTTTATGCCATCATCTAACTATTGGCATATTTTACATGGTAATACACCCGGCGAAGTATTAAAAGATGAAGAAGGGGTTCAAATAGCGCGTGTTTTGGGTAAAAATATGGCTTTCTTGCTTAAAGCTGTTCATGCTAAAAAAGATGAGCTACCTGGAGGAGAAGCAAAAGTGAAAATGAATTTGGTTCGTTAA